The genomic interval CCGCTGGCATGTACGCGCGTGCCGGGTGCCTGACCGCAAATGCAGATACGCGCGGTCGCCGACAGGCGCACGACCGGGCGCGGCTCGTGCGGCAAGGGCGCCTTCAGCGGCGCCTCCACGCAGCGCCGGCAGGCGGCAATGGCCCGGGCGAGCTCGTCGACCGGTTCGCGTCCGGCACCCGCGCCTCGAACGGCACGGCTTCGGTCTTTGTTAACCACGTCTCTGAGCCGCTTCTTAAGGGTTGGTGAGCGAAAACAATCGAACCGGAGCCAATCCGTCAAGCACTTCAGAACCGGTTCATCAGGGGCGGCATGAGCCTGACCGCAAGCATCAGAACGGACGACAAGACGACGATCAATCGCGAACGCGCGCTCCGCCGCCGCGAGGTCGCGCGCACCGTCCGCACCGTGCGCGACCGTCTCGGCACGCGCGACGGCCTGCGTCCCGACTTCGACGACGAACTCCTTGTTCTGTTCGCCAAGGCACGCATCAGCGCCGCCTACCCCGTGCCGATGTTCATCGTCATCGTCGCTGCCATCTCCTTCCTGTGGACAGACGCTGCCCTGGTGGTGCTGTGGGCACTGTTCACGATCAGCATCCACGGCCTGACCGTGGCGACCTGCCGCCGCTTCGAGCGCACGCCCGAGGAGGCCCGCACTGCCGCGCGCTGGCGACGCCAGTTCACCATCGGCGACGCCCTCTATGGCCTGTGCTGGGCCGCCCTGTTCCTGCTGCCGGTGTCGCGCAACGCGACCGAGGGACTCGAGGTGTTCCAGTTCGCCACCATGCTCATCGTCATCGCGATGTGCACGATGCAATCGTCGACATTGCCGCGCGCGCTGCTGGCCAGCACGCTACCGATCACGCTGGCGATCGCGCTCGCCTTCCTGCAGCAGCAGGCGCCGATCCACTATGCCATGGCCGCGATGGCAGTCGGCGCACAGGGCTTCTTCCTGGTGCTCGGCAACCAGTTGCTCAATTCCGCCATCACCATGCTGGCCTACCGGGCCGAGAAGGACCACCTGATCGCCGAACTCGAACAGGCCAACGCCGTCTCGGACGAATCGCGCCGGCGCGCCGAGGAAGCCAACCTCGCCAAGTCGCGCTTCCTGGCAACCATGAGCCACGAACTGCGCACGCCGCTGAACGCCATCCTCGGCTTTTCCGAGATCATGAAGGACGAAGTGCTCGGGCCGATGGCCAACCCGACCTACCGGAGCTACGCCGCCGACATCCACGGCTCCGGCCAGCACCTGCTGAACCTGATCAACGAGATCCTCGACCTGTCCCGCATCGAGGCCGGGCGCTACGAACTCAACGAGGAAGCGGTCACCCTCATCGACATCGTCGAGGATTGCCGCACGATGATGCAGATCCGCGCCAAGGCCAAGGACATCACCATCCGCGAATCCCACGAGGACGGTCTGCCGCGGCTTTGGGCCGACGAGCGCGCCATCCGGCAGGTGATCCTCAACCTGCTGTCCAATGCAGTCAAGTTCACGCCGTCGAGCGGCGAGGTGACCATCCGCATCGGCGCCGCGCCCGGCGGCGGCCAGTTCGTCTCCATCCGTGACAACGGCCCGGGCATACCGGAGGACGAGATCCCGATCGTGCTGCAGGCCTTCGGCCAGGGGGCGATCGCGATCAAGAGCGCGGAAGCCGGTACCGGCCTCGGCCTGTCCATCGTGCAGGCACTGGTCGCCCAGCACGGCGGCACGTTCGAACTCAAGTCTCGGCTGCGCGAGGGAACCGAGGCGATCGTCACGCTGCCGAGCAACCGCGTGCTGCAGGCCATGCCGGCGTTCGACGCGGCCGACCAAAGGTCTGCCCCGCGCAAGGCCGGAACGCGACGCAAGGCGTCCTGACAGCGCCTCGGCAGCGTCAGAACCGCCCTTTCTCAGTCTGCCGACTTCTCCGAGACGCCAGCAGTAGCGAAGGTCGCCATGCCCGCATGCACTTGTGCCGCCGCCTTGACGAGGCCGGCCGCCAGCGCCGCCCCCGTGCCCTCGCCGAGGCGCATGCCGAGATCGAGCAGGGCCGTCTTGCCCATCCGGCCGAGCGCGCGGCGATGCGCCGGCTCGGCCGACACATGACCGAACAGGCAATGGTCAAGGGCGCTCTCGTCCATCCTGTAAAGCACCGCCGCCGCCGCCGTGGCGACGAAGCCGTCGACGATAACCGGCGTGCGCTGCAGGCGCGCGGCGAGGATCGCGCCGGCCATGGCGGCAATCTCGCGCCCGCCGACCTTGCGCAGCACCTCGAGCGGATCTGCGGCCGCCGAACCGAGGCGGGAGATCGCCAGTTCGACCGCCTGGCGCTTGCGCTCTAGGCCCGCACCGTCGACGCCGGTACCGGGTCCGACCCAGTCCGCGGCCGCACCGCCGAACAGGCCGTTCAGCACGGCAGCAGCCACCGTCGTGTTGGCGATGCCCATCTCGCCGAGGCATAGCAGATCGGTGCCGCCGGCAATCGCCTCCATGCCGTAGGCCATGGTCGCCGCGCAATTGGCCTCGTCGAGCGCGTCCTCCTCGGTGATGCAGGGCGTCGGCATGTCGAGGGCGAGATCGAAGATCTTCAGCCCGAGGTCGTTGGCGGCGCAGATCTGGTTGATCGCTGCGCCACCGGCGGCGAAATTCTCGACCATCTGGCGGGTCACCTCGGCCGGGAAGGCCGACACGCCCCTGGCCGCGACGCCGTGGTTCGTCGCGAAGATGGCGACCAGCGGGCGGGTCACCTTCGGCACCGGGTTGCCCGACCAGGCCGCCAGCCATTCCGCGAGCTCCTCGAGGCGCCCGAGCGATCCGGCCGGCTTGGTCAGCTGCCGGTCGCGCGCACGCACGGCCTCGACCGCAGCCTCGTCCGGTCCCGGCATCGCACGCACCAGGTTGCGGATGTCGTCGAAGGGCAGGGCGGAAGGCGACAGGGACATGCGGGAGGCTCCGGCGGGAGATGCGCCGTTGGCGACGCAGGACCGTCGTTCTATAACCGCCGGGGCGCAAAACACAACCGGGATGGCGGGCAATGGCGGACGGGCACAACAGGGAGCACAGCCGCGAGCGACAGCAGCCCGGCCTGATCGCCGACACCGCCGCCTGCATCCGCTTCTTCTCGCGCCTGCCGCTGCCGCGCCTGTCGTCCGCCGACGACCCGGCGGCCATGCCAGATTTTACGGTTTCGGCCCGGGCGATGCCGCTCGCCGGGGCGCTGATCGGCCTGCCCGCCGCCCTCGTCCTGCTGCTGCTGTCGCTGACCGCCCTGCCGGCGCTCGCCGCCGCCGGGCTCGCGGTCGTCATCCTGGTCGCGCTGACCGGCGCCCTGCACGAGGACGGGCTCGCCGACGTCGCCGACGGCTTCTTCGGCGGCACCAGCCGGGAGCGCCGGCTGGAAATCATGAAGGACAGCCGCACCGGCGCCTTCGGCGCCCTCGCCCTCGCGCTCGCCACACTGCTCAAGGTTGCCCTGCTCGCAGCCCTCGCCGAGCGCCTCGGCCCATCCGGCGCGGCGCTCACGCTTGTCTCGGCGGAAGCGGCGAGCCGGGCGCTCGCCCTGTGGCAATGGTCTGCCCTGCCCGCGGCCCGGCCCGACGGACTCGCCGCCCGCTTCGGCCGGCCGGGACGGAAGGCAGCCACCCAGGGCCTGCTGCTCGCTGCCCTCTGCCTCGTGCCGGCGGCGCTGGCGATGCCGGCGCCCCATCTGTCGCTCGCCGTCGTCCTCGCCGCGCTCGCCGCCCATGGCGTCGGCAGGCTCGCCGTCGCCAAGATCGGCGGCGCGACCGGCGACGTACTCGGCGCCGTGCAGCAGATCTCCGGCCTTGCCTTTCTGGCCGGCCTCGCCATGCTGCCCTAGGACTGAACACCGGACCGTCAGGACACGCCCTTGCCCGCGCCCGCCCCTCCCCTGCCCGTCGCCGACACCCGCCGACCTCTCCGCGGCGCGGTGCTGGTGCTGCTTATGGGCTGCGTGGTCCTCGCCGGCTGTGCCGCGCGACCCGACGTCGGTGCGCTCAAGGTGTCCGACCAGCCGGCCGCCGGCGCGACGGAACACACGATCCTGATCGCGACCACGCGGGCGCGCGCCGATGCGCCGGACACCTATTTCAGCGGCGAGCGCGGCAAGCGGCGCGACTTCGCCCGGGCGACGATCTCCGTACCGCCGGCCCACAAGCCGGGCCGGGTCGAATGGCCGTCCGTCCTGCCCGGCGACCCGAGCCGGCATTTCGTCGCCCGCGAAGCCGGCTATCTCGACGACGGCGACTCCTTCCGCCGGGCCGTCAATGCCGCCCTGGCGGACCGGCCGGCGCACGAGCGCGACGTCTTCGTCTTCATCCACGGCTACAACACGCTGTTTGCCGAAGGCCTCTACCGCTTCGCCCAGGTCGTGCACGATTCCGGCTTCACGGGCGTACCGGTGCTCTTCACCTGGGCCTCGCGCGGCAACGTCACCGACTACGTCTACGACCTCAACAGCGCCACGGTCGCCCGCGACGCGCTTGAGCACACGCTGGCCGAACTGATGCGCAGCGACGCGCGGCGGATCCACATCATGGCCCATTCGATGGGCACCTGGCTGCTGATGGAAACCGCGCGCCAGATCCCGTCCGGCGACCTCACCCGCAGTGCCGACCGCATCGGCCAGGTCGTGCTGGCCGCGCCCGACATCGACATCGACGTGTTCAAGGCCCAGATGCGGCGCATCGGCAAGCCGCCAAGGCCCTACATGATCCTGTTGTCGAAGGACGACCGGGCGCTCAGCCTGTCGAGCCGGATCGCCGGCGGCAAGGCGCGTGTCGGCGGCTACGAGAACGACAGGGAACTGGCCGAGCTCGGTGCCGTGGTTGTCGACCTGACCGATCTCGACGGGCCTGATGCCACCAACCACACCAAATTCACCGCGATCGGCGCGATCGCGCCGCAACTCCAGTCGGTGCTCGCAGCCCAGGGCCTCGACCCGGGCGAGGCCCAACCCGCCACCGGCCTCGCCGACGCCGGCCGCGACCTCGGCAGCTTCGTGCGCAGCACGGCGCAGATCGCCGTCACCCTGCCGGTGACGCTGCTGACGATCCCGGTCGCGCTCGCCGGCGCGGCAGAATGATCCGCCGGCGCGGGGTTGAGAAATCAGGCAGCGCGCCTAGATTGAGGCCATGGAAACGCCCTGCATCGACGTCTGCATCATCGATCCTCTGACCGGCCTGTGCCGGGGCTGCCGGCGCACACTCGACGAGATCGCCGACTGGTCGCGGCTGACGCCGGCAGAACGGCACAAGATCATGGCCGAGTTGCCGCAACGCACCCTCCCCGCCGGGGAGCCTTGACGATGGGCACGCCCCGGCAGATCTACGGCATCGCGCTCGCGGTGCTGGTGCTGGTCATGATCGCGGCCGGCCTTGCCTTCCTGTTCGACTTCCCCGGCGAGGCGGAGTCCTTCGACATGGACAGCAGCGGTCCGCGCCTTATCGCCCTGTCCGCGCTCAGCTTCGTGTTCATGGCGAGCCTGCTGTTTGGCACGCCGCGGGTGCGTGAGATCCTGCGCGCCACCGTCTTCTGGGGCGGCCTGATGCTGGTTCTGCTCGTCGGCTACGCCTATCGCGGCGACCTCGTCCAGGGCGGCTACCGCGTGCTCGGCGCCCTCGCCCCCGGCCTGGCGGTCGAGCAGCCGGACGGCAGCGTCATGGTGGTGCGCAACGCCAGCGGCCACTTCCATCTCGACGCCACCGTCAACGGTGCCGGCGTCCGCTTCCTGGTCGACACCGGCGCCTCGGCGGTCGTGCTGACCCAGGCGGACGCGCGCGCGGCCGGGATCGCGCCGGAAAGCCTCAGCTATTCCATCCCGGTGACGACCGCCAACGGCCGCACCCTGGTCGCGCCCGCGCGAATCGACACGATCGCCGTCGGCCCGGTGCGGCTTACCGACGTGCGCGCCTTCGTGGCCCGGCCGGGCAGCCTGGAGACCAGCCTGTTCGGCATGAGCGCACTTGGCCGGCTGTCCGGCTACCGCGTCGAGGGCGACCGGCTGATCCTGACGCCCTGATGCCCCGATGTCCTGGCCGGCTTCAGCCGTAGAGGCTGTAGAGGAAGCGCGCGGCGACGATCAGCAGGAAGGTGCCGAAGGCGTATTCCATCGTCCGCCGCTTCAGCGCATGGGCGATCCTGACCCCGAGCGGCGCAGTCAGGGTGGTGATCGGAATGATCAGCGCGACGCCCAGCAGGTTGACATAGCCTGCCGAGAACGGCGGCAGCGCGGCTGCGCCCCAGCCGGCCCAGATCATGCCGATCACCCCCGGCACGGAGATCAGGACGCCGGTGCCGGACGAGGTCGCCACCGCCTGATGGATCGGCCGGCCGTAGAGCGTCATGAACGTGTTGTTCATCACTCCGCCGCCGATGCCCATCAGCGTGGAGAAGAAGCCGATCAGCGCGCCGCACAGCGGCCGGATCGGAAAGCCGGGGATGTCGTCGCCGAGCCGCCAGGACTCGCGGTTGAAGATCATCCTGAGGCCGACGACCGCGGCGATGACCGCGAAGATGCCCTTCAGCCCGTCGCCGGAGACGGAGGCAGCGACCAGCGAGGCGACGACGACGCCGGCCGGCACCGGGATCGCCCAGGTCTTCAGCAGCTCCATGTCGACGGCGCCGCGCTTCTTGTGGGCGAGGAACGAGCGGATCGAGGTCGGCACGATGATGCCGAGCGAGGTCGCCACGGAGACATGCATGCGCACGCTCTCGTCGACGCCGAGCACAGCGAGGAACTGGTAGAGCACCGGCACCAGCACCGCGCCGCCGCCGATGCCGAACATGCCGGCCAGCAGGCCGGCGACCGCGCCGGAGGCGAGCAACGCCAGGGCGAGGCCGATCATTTCACCATTGACTGCCGTCAGATCCATGTCGATGTCCTTGCGGGGAGAAGGGAACCGCGGGCGGGAACGGGGTCAGGCGGCATGGCCGGCGCGGACCTCGGCGCCGGCCCGCACGGCGTCGAGCGCGCGGTGGACGACCTCGATGCCGGCACCGGGGCGGACCGCCTCGACGGTGAGGATGCGACGGAAGGCGCGCGCGCCCGGCCGGCCGTGGAAGGCGCCGAGCATGTGGCGGGTCATGTGCGACAGCCGCACGCCCTCGGCGAGGCGGTCGGCGACATAGGGCAGGAAGGCCTCGACCGCCTCGACCGGGGTGCGGTCGGGCGCCTCGTCCCCGTAGAGGCGCCGGTCGACCGCGCCGAGCAGCCCGGGATCGTGATAGGCGGCGCGGCCGAGCATGACGCCGTCGAGGTCGGCCAGCAGCGTCTCGGCCTGGTCGAGGTCGGCGATGCCGCCGTTGACGCCGACGAACAGGTCCGGCAGGCGCCGTTTCAGGCGGATCACGCGGCCGTAGTCGAGCGGCGGGACGTCGCGGTTCTCCTTCGGGCTCAGGCCCTGCAGCCAGGCCTTGCGGGCATGCACCCACAGGCCGTCGACGCCGGCGGCGACGACGGCGTCGGCGAGCGTGTCGAGCGCGATTTCCGCATCCTGGTCGTCGACCCCGATGCGGCACTTCACGGTGACGGGGATCGCGACCGCCGCCTTCATCGCCGCAACGCAGTCGCCGACCAGTTGCGGCTCGTGCATCAGGCAGGCGCCGAAGCGGCCCGACTGTACCCGGTCGGACGGGCAGCCGACGTTGAGGTTGACCTCGTCGTAGCCGAAGGCTTCGACGATCCTCGCGGCTTGCGCCAGATCCGCCGGCTCCGCGCCACCGAGCTGGCAGGCGAGCGGATGTTCGACCGCCGAGAAACCCAGCAGTCGCTCGCGGTCGCCGTGCAGCACGGCACCGGTCGTCACCATCTCCGTATAGAGCAGCGCCCGGTGCGTGAACTGTCGATGGAAGGCGCGGCAATGCCGATCCGTCCAGTCCATCATTGGGGCTACGGCGAAACGGTGCGTTCTGTGGTCCGACTTCTGGTCCGACATTGTCCCGTTCGTTTGCAGGGCACGCCGGAGCACACGGTCTCGGCTCCGGTCAGGCGACGAAATCCGCGTTCACCGCCATGACCGATCTAACTACAGGATACGTGCCGGATAGCAAGCGCGGCACGCCCTTTAGCCCGAACGATCGCGTGCCGGGGTGCCGTGGCGACGGTCAAAGGCGCGCCCGGAGACGATCGGTTGCGTATTCCATCACGACCACGACGATGAAGATCGTGATGATGATGGTCGCCGCGTTGCGGTACTGGAACAGGTCGAAGGCGACCTTGAGTTCCTGGCCGATGCCGCCGGCGCCGACCAGCCCGAGCACCACCGACGAACGGACCGCCTTCTCCAGAGAGAACAGTCCGGTGTTGATCATCGACGGCAGTGCCGCCGGCAGCACGGCCGCCAGCAAGATGGAGAAGCGCGACGCGCCGATGGCTTCCAGCGCCTGCTGCGGCTCCTTCTCGGCGTCCTCCATCGCTTCGGCGAAGAAGCGCCCGCAGAACCCGATCGTGTCGACGATGATGGTCATCGTGCCCGCGACGGCGCCCAGGCCGACCGACGAGACGAACAGCAGCGCCCAGACCAGATCCGGCACCGTGCGGAACAGGGAGACGATCATCTTGAAGAGGAAGGCGATGGCCGGCACCGGCGTGATGCCGCGCGCCGCCAGCCAACTGATCGGCACGGACAGCACGATGCCGATGAAGGTACCGGCGATCGCGATCTGGAACGTCTCGATCAGCTTCCAGAACACCCTGACGAGAAAGTCCGGGTCGAGGTTCGGCGGCGACATGCGCAGGATGAGGTTGCCCATGCGCGGCAGCCCGGAGACGAGCCGGTCCGGCGAGGGCCCGACCTGGGTGACGGAGGCAAGGATCAGGGCGCCGACCGCGACGAGGAGGACGAATCGGACGGCCGAGAAGGAGCGGACGCGGGGCATCGGCCGGCCGGCGGCATGATCCGTCATTGAAAGACCTTCTCGATCTCGCGCATCGACAGGTCCCGCGCCGGGGCATCGATGAACACCCTGCCGTCCTTGAGCGCGACGATGCGCTCGGCGTAGGAGACAGCATGCTCCATGTCGTGGGACGTGAAGACCAGCGTCGCCCCTTGCGTCCGGCTGAGGTCGACGAGCTGGCGCATGACCTCGTGGCCTGCGCTCGGGTCGAGGCTTGCTGCCGGTTCGTCCGCGATCATCAGCGGCGGGCGGCGGACAAGGGCGCGGGCGATCGCCACGCGCTGCTGCTGGCCGCCCGACAGCTGGTCGGCGCGCGCAAAGGCCTTGTCCAGCAGTCCGACGGCGTCGAGTGCTGCGGCAGCCTGCCGGCGCATGTCCTGCGACGCGACCGCCTGGTGCCATGCGCGCCAGACCCCCGGCAAACCGAACTGTCCGTGAATGACGTTGGTCAGCACCGACTGCCGGCGGACAAGGCTGTGGGCCTGGAAGACGAAGCCGACGCGGCGCCGGATCGCCCGCTTCTGCCGGCCGCTCGGCCGCGTCGAAAAGGTCTGGTCGAACAGGGTGATCGTGCCGTCGTCGATGTCGTGCAGCCCGATCAGGGACTTCAGGAGGGTCGACTTTCCCGAGCCGTTCGCCCCGATCAGGGCGACCGCCTCGCCGGGCCGGATCGCTACGTCGATCCCCTTCAGAACCATCAGGTCCCGACCGTAGCTCTTGCGCACGCCGCGCAAGGCGAGCAGCGGCTCCGGCATCGCCGCAGCCGAAGCCCGGCCGCCGTCCTCGGTAAACCGGGCTCCGACACTCGTTTCGACCAGATCAGTCACCAACGAACTGCCCGAAGGTGTCGACGCCGATCGTGCGGTACATGGAGCGGACGTAGTCGTAGTCGCTGTCGTCGATCTCCGTGAGGAAGTGACCGCCCTTGAACTTCTGATTGTCGTCGCCCTTGAGGACAGCGGCCATCAGATCGGCCCCCCTGGTCACGAAAACCTTGCGGATCTGGTCGACGATTTCCGGATCGAGGTTCCGCTTGGCGACCAGGATGTCGTTCGGCAGGTCGCGACCGCGGGCGATCACGGTGAAGGCCACATCCGGATAGGTTTCGCGGATCTTCTGCATGTGGGTGAAGTTCATGCCGATGGCGGCGATGTCGCCGCGAATCAGGGCCTCGACGGCCGTGTTGCGGGAGACGATCTGCCCGTCATAGTCGGTCCCGAGCGTCAGGCCGAGATCGGCCAGCGCCTGAGCGGGGCCGAGATGCTGCGAGGTCGAGCCGACCGAGCCGAAGGTCACGATCTTGCCCCTCAGATCCTCGACGGTCTTGATCTTGCCGTCGGCCAGGGTGACGACCTGGGCGAAGTAGTCCGGGCGCTGCCAGCCGACAACGATCTGGGCGTCGGTCAGTTGCTTGATCACCACGTATTCGGCCGGACCGGTCAGCACCAGGTGTCAACGGCGGAGCAAAAGTCGTCCATTGGGCGGCGTAAAAGTAGGCCACCTGACGCCGCACGCGGGGAACGTCGGGAGGGCGTAGCCCGACCAGAGTTTCCCGCGTGCGGCGTTGGCGACTTTTTGAGGGGCTTCAGCCTGCCCTTCGGGCGCGGCTTTGAGCGAGACGATAGCTGTCGCCGTTCATCTCGAGGATGTTGACGTGGTGGGTCAGCCGGTCGAGCAGTGCGCCGGTCAGCCGTTCCGATCCCAGCGTCTCGGTCCATTCGTCGAATGGCAGATTGCTGGTGATCAGGGTGGCACCGCGTTCGTAGCGTTGCGCGATCAGCTCGAACAGCAATTCCGCCCCGGTCTTTGACAATGGCACGAAGCCCAGTTCGTCGATGATCAGGAGCTTGTAGGCTGCCATCTGCTTCTGGAAACGCAGCAGACGTCGCTCGTCGCGCGCCTCCATCATCTCGCTGACCAGGGCAGCGGCGGTCGTGAAGCCGACGGACAAGCCCTTCTGGCAGGCGGCCAGACCGAGACCGAGCGCCACATGGGTCTTGCCCGTGCCGCTGGGGCCAAGCGCGATGACGTTCTCGCGCCGCTCGACCCATTCGCAGCGGGCCAGCTCCAGCACCTGCATCTTGTTGAGCTTCGGGATAGCGGCGAAGTCGAAGCTGTCGAGGCTTTTTGACGACCGGGAACCTCGCCGCCTTGATGCGGCGTTCGACCTTGCGGCGATCCCGTTCGATCATCTCCTGCTCAGCAAGCCGAGTGAGGTATCCGACATGGTCCACGCCCTGTGTGGCGCAGAGCCGGGCCAGCTTCTGATACTCGCGCTGGAAGGTCGGCAGCTTGAGGGTCTTGAGCGTGTGGGAGAGCAGGATCGCAGGGGGATTGTCTGACGCTTGGGTGCTCATGCGGCATCTCCCGCATGCGTCGACAGAAGCCGCATATAGGCCTTTGCCGATGTCTTCTCGACGGTGGCTCTTGGCAGGTACGGGTAGATGGACAGGTCCAGTCTCGGCGGCCGCCGCTCCACCTGGCACAGGAGAAGATGCTTGACGGCATCGAAGCCGATGGCCCCGATCTGGAGGGCCTGCTTCACCGCCACATGCAGATCGGCAAGCTCGAAGCTTTCCAGCAGCCGCAGCACCTGCACATACTCGCGCCGGCCATGCTTTGCCATGCGCGCTTCCATCAGGCGGCGCAGCGTGGCGAACGCCTCGGGCAGATCCCAGCCCTGAAGAGGAGCGGCCTGATCCAGCGCGTTGATCTTCTGTTCGATCAGCGGCAGGTAATGCAGCGGGTCGAACACAACGTCTTCCCGTTCCCAGCTTCGAGGATGACGAGCGATGATCTCGCCACGGCAGCCGATCACCACCTCGTCGACATAGCCCCGGATCCATACATCCTGATGGCCGAAGGCGACCGGGACGGAGTAGTCGTTGGTCCTGTAGCGCACCAGCGCCTGGGAAGAGACCCGACCGCTGGCCTGATCGCAGGCCTCAAAAGGCGAAGCTGGCAGCGGCCGCATCGCCGCAAGATCGCGCTGCAGCCGTTCTGCGATCGTCTCGCTCTCGCCGCGCAGCCTGTCGCGCTGGCGCTTGCGGCATTGCTCTTCCAGCCAGGCGTTGAACTCATCCCACGTCGCAAAGCGCGGGATCGGCACCATGAAGTTGCGACGGGCATAGCCGACGAGGCCTTCGACGCTTCCCTTGTCATTACCCTTGCCGGGGCGGCCATAGCGATCCCGGATCAGGTAGTGGGACAGGAAGCCGCTGAACAGCACTGTCCGCTTGCGCGTGCCATCGGCCAGGATCTTCGACACCAGGCAGCGGTCGTTGTCATAGACGATCGATTGTGGCACCGCCCCGAAGAAGGCGAACGCATGGACGTGGCCATCAATCCAGGCCTCTGACACCGCCGCCGGATAGGCCCGCACATAGCAGGCGTCGCTGTGCGGCAGGTCGAGCACAAAGAAGTGCGCCTTCTGCTCCACGCCGCCGATGACAACCACAGCCTCGCCAAAGTCAGCCTGCGCGTGGCCCGGCGGATGCGATAACGGCACGAACACTTCCTGCCGGCGCTGCTCCCGCTCGCGCATGTAGTCCTTGATGATCGTATAGCCGCCGGTGAACCCGCACTCAGCCCGCAACCGGTCGAACACACGCTTGGCCGTGTGGCGCTGCTTGCGCGGTACCTTCAGGTCTTCGTCCAGCCAATGATCAATGGTCGAAACAAAGGCGTCCAGCTTCGGCCGACGCACC from Polymorphum gilvum SL003B-26A1 carries:
- the phnE gene encoding phosphonate ABC transporter, permease protein PhnE codes for the protein MTDHAAGRPMPRVRSFSAVRFVLLVAVGALILASVTQVGPSPDRLVSGLPRMGNLILRMSPPNLDPDFLVRVFWKLIETFQIAIAGTFIGIVLSVPISWLAARGITPVPAIAFLFKMIVSLFRTVPDLVWALLFVSSVGLGAVAGTMTIIVDTIGFCGRFFAEAMEDAEKEPQQALEAIGASRFSILLAAVLPAALPSMINTGLFSLEKAVRSSVVLGLVGAGGIGQELKVAFDLFQYRNAATIIITIFIVVVVMEYATDRLRARL
- the dusA gene encoding tRNA dihydrouridine(20/20a) synthase DusA — encoded protein: MSDQKSDHRTHRFAVAPMMDWTDRHCRAFHRQFTHRALLYTEMVTTGAVLHGDRERLLGFSAVEHPLACQLGGAEPADLAQAARIVEAFGYDEVNLNVGCPSDRVQSGRFGACLMHEPQLVGDCVAAMKAAVAIPVTVKCRIGVDDQDAEIALDTLADAVVAAGVDGLWVHARKAWLQGLSPKENRDVPPLDYGRVIRLKRRLPDLFVGVNGGIADLDQAETLLADLDGVMLGRAAYHDPGLLGAVDRRLYGDEAPDRTPVEAVEAFLPYVADRLAEGVRLSHMTRHMLGAFHGRPGARAFRRILTVEAVRPGAGIEVVHRALDAVRAGAEVRAGHAA
- a CDS encoding sulfite exporter TauE/SafE family protein — its product is MDLTAVNGEMIGLALALLASGAVAGLLAGMFGIGGGAVLVPVLYQFLAVLGVDESVRMHVSVATSLGIIVPTSIRSFLAHKKRGAVDMELLKTWAIPVPAGVVVASLVAASVSGDGLKGIFAVIAAVVGLRMIFNRESWRLGDDIPGFPIRPLCGALIGFFSTLMGIGGGVMNNTFMTLYGRPIHQAVATSSGTGVLISVPGVIGMIWAGWGAAALPPFSAGYVNLLGVALIIPITTLTAPLGVRIAHALKRRTMEYAFGTFLLIVAARFLYSLYG
- a CDS encoding alpha/beta hydrolase, whose amino-acid sequence is MPAPAPPLPVADTRRPLRGAVLVLLMGCVVLAGCAARPDVGALKVSDQPAAGATEHTILIATTRARADAPDTYFSGERGKRRDFARATISVPPAHKPGRVEWPSVLPGDPSRHFVAREAGYLDDGDSFRRAVNAALADRPAHERDVFVFIHGYNTLFAEGLYRFAQVVHDSGFTGVPVLFTWASRGNVTDYVYDLNSATVARDALEHTLAELMRSDARRIHIMAHSMGTWLLMETARQIPSGDLTRSADRIGQVVLAAPDIDIDVFKAQMRRIGKPPRPYMILLSKDDRALSLSSRIAGGKARVGGYENDRELAELGAVVVDLTDLDGPDATNHTKFTAIGAIAPQLQSVLAAQGLDPGEAQPATGLADAGRDLGSFVRSTAQIAVTLPVTLLTIPVALAGAAE
- a CDS encoding ATP-binding protein, with the translated sequence MSLTASIRTDDKTTINRERALRRREVARTVRTVRDRLGTRDGLRPDFDDELLVLFAKARISAAYPVPMFIVIVAAISFLWTDAALVVLWALFTISIHGLTVATCRRFERTPEEARTAARWRRQFTIGDALYGLCWAALFLLPVSRNATEGLEVFQFATMLIVIAMCTMQSSTLPRALLASTLPITLAIALAFLQQQAPIHYAMAAMAVGAQGFFLVLGNQLLNSAITMLAYRAEKDHLIAELEQANAVSDESRRRAEEANLAKSRFLATMSHELRTPLNAILGFSEIMKDEVLGPMANPTYRSYAADIHGSGQHLLNLINEILDLSRIEAGRYELNEEAVTLIDIVEDCRTMMQIRAKAKDITIRESHEDGLPRLWADERAIRQVILNLLSNAVKFTPSSGEVTIRIGAAPGGGQFVSIRDNGPGIPEDEIPIVLQAFGQGAIAIKSAEAGTGLGLSIVQALVAQHGGTFELKSRLREGTEAIVTLPSNRVLQAMPAFDAADQRSAPRKAGTRRKAS
- the cobT gene encoding nicotinate-nucleotide--dimethylbenzimidazole phosphoribosyltransferase encodes the protein MSLSPSALPFDDIRNLVRAMPGPDEAAVEAVRARDRQLTKPAGSLGRLEELAEWLAAWSGNPVPKVTRPLVAIFATNHGVAARGVSAFPAEVTRQMVENFAAGGAAINQICAANDLGLKIFDLALDMPTPCITEEDALDEANCAATMAYGMEAIAGGTDLLCLGEMGIANTTVAAAVLNGLFGGAAADWVGPGTGVDGAGLERKRQAVELAISRLGSAAADPLEVLRKVGGREIAAMAGAILAARLQRTPVIVDGFVATAAAAVLYRMDESALDHCLFGHVSAEPAHRRALGRMGKTALLDLGMRLGEGTGAALAAGLVKAAAQVHAGMATFATAGVSEKSAD
- a CDS encoding retropepsin-like aspartic protease family protein, whose translation is MGTPRQIYGIALAVLVLVMIAAGLAFLFDFPGEAESFDMDSSGPRLIALSALSFVFMASLLFGTPRVREILRATVFWGGLMLVLLVGYAYRGDLVQGGYRVLGALAPGLAVEQPDGSVMVVRNASGHFHLDATVNGAGVRFLVDTGASAVVLTQADARAAGIAPESLSYSIPVTTANGRTLVAPARIDTIAVGPVRLTDVRAFVARPGSLETSLFGMSALGRLSGYRVEGDRLILTP
- a CDS encoding DUF1289 domain-containing protein → METPCIDVCIIDPLTGLCRGCRRTLDEIADWSRLTPAERHKIMAELPQRTLPAGEP
- the cobS gene encoding adenosylcobinamide-GDP ribazoletransferase yields the protein MADGHNREHSRERQQPGLIADTAACIRFFSRLPLPRLSSADDPAAMPDFTVSARAMPLAGALIGLPAALVLLLLSLTALPALAAAGLAVVILVALTGALHEDGLADVADGFFGGTSRERRLEIMKDSRTGAFGALALALATLLKVALLAALAERLGPSGAALTLVSAEAASRALALWQWSALPAARPDGLAARFGRPGRKAATQGLLLAALCLVPAALAMPAPHLSLAVVLAALAAHGVGRLAVAKIGGATGDVLGAVQQISGLAFLAGLAMLP